A region of Procambarus clarkii isolate CNS0578487 chromosome 22, FALCON_Pclarkii_2.0, whole genome shotgun sequence DNA encodes the following proteins:
- the LOC138367429 gene encoding mucin-19-like translates to MLKTTAINQGMLKTTAISQGMLNIAAISQGMLKTTAISQGMLKTTAISQGMLKTTAISQGMLKTTAISQGMLKTTAISQGMLKTTAISQGMLKTTAISQGMLNIAAISQGMLNIAAISQGMLNIAAISQGMLNIAAISQGILKTTAISQGMLKTQPSAKPGYVEDTAISQGILKTTAISQGILKTTAISQGILKITAISQGILKKTTAISQGMLKTTAISQGMLKTTAISQDHSHQPGHVEDHSHQPRYIEDHSHQPGHIEDHSHQPGHVEDHSHQPRHIEDHSHQPGHAEDTAISQGILKTTAISQGILKKTTAISQCMLKTTAISQGMLKTTAISQGMLKTTAISQGMLKTTAISQGMLKTTAISQGMLKTTAISQGMLKTTAISQGMLKTTAINLGMLKTTAINQGMLKTTAISQGMLKTTAISQGMLKTTAISQGMLKTTAISQGMLKTTAISQGMLKTTAINLGMLKTTAINQGMLKTTAISQGMLKTTAICQGMLKTTAISQGMLKTTAISQGMLKITAISQGMLKTTAISQGMLKTTAINLGMLKTTAINQGMLKTTAISQGMLNIAAISQGMLKTTAISQGMLKTTAISQGMLKTTAISQGMLKTTAISQGMLKTTAISQGMLKTTAINQGMLKTTAISQGMLNIAAISQGMLNIAAISQGMLNIAAISQGMLNIAAISQGILKTTAISQGMLKTQPSAKPGHVEDTAISQGILKTTAISQGILKTTAISQGILKITAISQGILKKTTAISQGKDQNPRDNFWNVAEVSMLYVTNRGFSPYWRPPDFV, encoded by the exons ATGCTGAAGACCACAGCCATCAACCAGGGCATGTTGAAGACCACAGCCATCAGCCAGGGCATGTTGAATATCGCAGCCATCAGCCAGGGCATGTTGAAGACCACAGCCATCAGCCAGGGTATGTTGAAGACCACAGCCATCAGCCAGGGCATGTTGAAGACCACAGCCATCAGCCAGGGCATGTTGAAGACCACAGCCATCAGCCAGGGCATGTTGAAGACCACAGCCATCAGCCAGGGCATGTTGAAGACCACAGCCATCAGCCAGGGCATGTTGAAGACCACAGCCATCAGCCAGGGCATGTTGAATATCGCAGCCATCAGTCAGGGCATGTTGAATATCGCAGCCATCAGCCAGGGCATGTTGAATATCGCAGCCATCAGCCAGGGCATGTTGAATATCGCAGCCATCAGCCAAGGTATATTGAAGACCACAGCCATCAGCCAGGGCATGTTGAAGACACAGCCATCAGCCAAG CCAGGGTATGTTGAAGACACAGCCATCAGCCAAGGTATATTGAAGACCACAGCCATCAGCCAGGGCATATTGAAGACCACAGCCATCAGCCAAGGTATATTGAAGATCACAGCCATCAGCCAGGGTATATTGAAGAAGACCACAGCCATTAGCCAGGGCATGTTGAAGACCACAGCCATCAGCCAGGGCATGTTGAAGACCACAGCCATCAGCCAAG ACCACAGCCATCAGCCAGGGCATGTTGAAGATCACAGCCATCAGCCAAGATATATTGAAGACCACAGCCATCAGCCAGGGCATATTGAAGACCACAGCCATCAGCCAGGGCATGTTGAAGACCACAGCCATCAGCCAAGGCATATTGAAGACCACAGCCATCAGCCAGGGCATGCTGAAGACACAGCCATCAGCCAAGGTATATTGAAGACCACAGCCATCAGCCAGGGTATATTGAAGAAGACCACAGCCATCAGCCAGTGCATGTTGAAGACCACAGCCATCAGCCAGGGCATGTTGAAGACCACAGCCATCAGCCAGGGCATGTTGAAGACCACAGCCATCAGCCAGGGCATGTTGAAGACCACAGCCATCAGCCAGGGCATGTTGAAGACCACAGCCATCAGCCAGGGCATGTTGAAGACCACAGCCATCAGCCAGGGCATGTTGAAGACCACAGCCATCAGCCAGGGCATGTTGAAAACTACAGCCATCAACTTGGGTATGCTGAAGACCACAGCCATCAACCAGGGCATGTTGAAGACCACAGCCATCAGCCAGGGCATGTTGAAGACCACAGCCATCAGCCAGGGCATGTTGAAGACCACAGCCATCAGCCAGGGCATGTTGAAGACCACAGCCATCAGCCAGGGCATGTTGAAGACCACAGCCATCAGCCAGGGCATGTTGAAAACTACAGCCATCAACTTGGGTATGCTGAAGACCACAGCCATCAACCAGGGCATGTTGAAGACCACAGCCATCAGCCAGGGCATGTTGAAGACCACAGCCATCTGCCAGGGCATGTTGAAGACCACAGCCATCAGCCAGGGCATGTTGAAGACCACAGCCATCAGCCAGGGCATGTTGAAGATCACAGCCATCAGCCAGGGCATGTTGAAGACCACAGCCATCAGCCAGGGCATGTTGAAAACTACAGCCATCAACTTGGGTATGCTGAAGACCACAGCCATCAACCAGGGCATGTTGAAGACCACAGCCATCAGCCAGGGCATGTTGAATATCGCAGCCATCAGCCAGGGCATGTTGAAGACCACAGCCATCAGCCAGGGCATGTTGAAGACCACAGCCATCAGCCAGGGCATGTTGAAGACCACAGCCATCAGCCAGGGCATGTTGAAGACTACAGCCATCAGCCAGGGCATGTTGAAGACCACAGCCATCAGCCAGGGCATGTTGAAGACCACAGCCATCAACCAGGGCATGTTGAAGACCACAGCCATCAGCCAGGGCATGTTGAATATCGCAGCCATCAGCCAGGGCATGTTGAATATCGCAGCCATCAGCCAGGGCATGTTGAATATCGCAGCCATCAGCCAGGGCATGTTGAATATTGCAGCCATCAGCCAAGGTATATTGAAGACCACAGCCATCAGCCAGGGCATGTTGAAGACACAGCCATCAGCCAAG CCAGGGCATGTTGAAGACACAGCCATCAGCCAAGGTATATTGAAGACCACAGCCATCAGCCAGGGCATATTGAAGACCACAGCCATCAGCCAAGGTATATTGAAGATCACAGCCATCAGCCAGGGTATATTGAAGAAGACCACAGCCATTAGCCAGGGCAAAGACCAAAACCCACGAGACAACTTTTGGAACGTCGCCGAGGTGTCGATGCTATATGTAACCAACAGAGGATTTTCCCCCTATTGGAGACCTCCAGACTTCGTTTGA